From Rhizobium sp. BT03, one genomic window encodes:
- a CDS encoding alpha/beta hydrolase → MQDYAKELPEHVGKYIGENELFLEIFRGNNSSSQRARPPLLFVHGAFTGSWMWSKHLPHFISAGWNSYCINLRGHYKSRSVDLTKVEFEDYLDDIRQAISEIAEECATPPVVIGFSMGGILSQKLAESVGIAGLVLIDSSICRQVHDEVPYRHLAPRMPGLVVPAPARDEQSSADETLDDITFQRKYLSMESAKAFAAFSFHFGAEGISVDGGKITCPSLVISAVKDEEDDRRGRATARHIGGEYLGLQGTTHTGLLVGQRYQEAVSCMMVWLARFADSSSQPSKLRLASSRPT, encoded by the coding sequence ATGCAGGACTATGCAAAAGAATTGCCTGAGCACGTCGGCAAATACATTGGAGAGAACGAGCTGTTTCTGGAGATATTTCGGGGGAACAACAGTTCGTCGCAGCGTGCACGACCGCCTTTGCTTTTCGTTCACGGCGCCTTCACCGGCAGCTGGATGTGGAGCAAGCACCTTCCTCATTTCATATCGGCCGGATGGAATTCTTACTGCATCAATTTGCGCGGCCACTACAAAAGCAGATCGGTCGATTTGACCAAGGTCGAATTTGAGGACTACCTGGACGACATCCGCCAGGCGATCTCCGAAATCGCTGAGGAATGCGCAACTCCACCTGTTGTGATCGGCTTCAGCATGGGAGGGATACTGAGCCAGAAACTGGCGGAAAGCGTCGGGATTGCCGGGCTGGTGCTGATCGATTCCAGCATTTGCAGGCAAGTGCATGACGAGGTGCCCTATCGTCATCTTGCACCCCGAATGCCGGGTCTGGTTGTGCCGGCGCCGGCGCGCGACGAGCAAAGCAGCGCCGATGAAACGCTCGACGATATCACGTTCCAGCGGAAGTACCTGTCGATGGAATCGGCGAAGGCATTCGCCGCATTTTCCTTTCATTTCGGGGCGGAGGGGATTTCCGTCGATGGCGGGAAAATCACCTGTCCCAGCCTAGTCATCTCAGCCGTCAAGGATGAAGAGGATGATCGCCGAGGCCGGGCGACGGCGCGGCATATTGGCGGCGAGTATCTGGGGCTTCAGGGGACGACACATACGGGTCTGCTGGTCGGGCAAAGATACCAAGAGGCCGTAAGCTGCATGATGGTTTGGCTGGCGCGCTTTGCAGATAGCTCCAGTCAGCCTTCCAAGCTGAGGCTTGCCAGCAGCCGGCCGACATAG
- a CDS encoding LysR family transcriptional regulator, producing the protein MESLASVFALVYAAEQQSYVGAARVAGVSPSAIGKAVARLESRLGVRLFNRTTRSISLTEAGTLLYERYKRIIDDMHDAEATISRSRERPRGRLRVSVPHIVGHHLLMPILPFFAGQFPEIELDIDFEDKVIDLVAEGLDVVVRSGELADARLIARHLGDQHFVVCGSPDYFKRHGRPQTPDDLSQHACIHFKYPSSGRLAPWAFRSPYDRVIFPRNLTFNNTDAGLRAARDGLGLAHLPVYVAESHMRAGSLVPVLTSFMVPYGSLSLVWPSNRQLSPKVRAFVDFVVANFAARPDAFRPPDAAGVSSNSRG; encoded by the coding sequence ATGGAAAGCCTCGCGAGCGTTTTCGCCCTTGTCTATGCTGCCGAACAGCAGAGCTATGTCGGAGCCGCGCGCGTCGCCGGCGTTTCACCCTCCGCGATTGGAAAAGCGGTCGCACGGCTCGAAAGCCGATTGGGCGTGCGGCTCTTCAACCGCACCACGCGCAGCATCAGCCTGACCGAAGCAGGAACCCTGCTCTACGAGCGCTACAAACGCATCATCGACGACATGCATGACGCGGAGGCCACGATCTCACGAAGCCGGGAACGTCCAAGGGGGCGCCTTCGCGTCAGCGTGCCGCATATCGTCGGGCATCACCTTCTCATGCCGATCCTGCCCTTTTTTGCCGGGCAGTTTCCGGAGATCGAACTGGACATCGATTTCGAAGACAAGGTCATCGACCTGGTCGCAGAGGGCCTGGATGTCGTCGTGCGCAGCGGTGAGCTTGCCGATGCACGATTAATTGCCCGCCATCTCGGCGACCAGCATTTCGTCGTTTGCGGAAGTCCCGATTATTTCAAGCGCCATGGACGACCGCAGACGCCGGATGACCTCTCCCAACATGCCTGCATTCACTTCAAATACCCATCCAGCGGCCGGCTTGCGCCGTGGGCATTCCGCTCACCATACGATCGGGTAATTTTCCCAAGGAACCTTACGTTCAACAACACGGATGCAGGTCTGCGGGCAGCACGGGACGGCTTGGGCCTTGCGCATCTGCCCGTCTACGTCGCAGAGTCCCATATGCGGGCCGGAAGTTTGGTCCCCGTCCTGACTTCCTTCATGGTGCCGTACGGTTCGCTCTCGCTCGTCTGGCCGTCCAATCGTCAGCTTTCACCAAAAGTCCGCGCTTTCGTGGATTTTGTAGTTGCGAACTTTGCCGCCCGACCCGACGCTTTTCGACCGCCGGATGCGGCTGGCGTCTCATCCAATTCTAGGGGATAG
- a CDS encoding TetR/AcrR family transcriptional regulator: MAELSEQQTGEEKQRRRSRKGETRRAEILTAAMRRFAEDGYQNAAIGDIARDVGLSLPGLLHHFPTKVDLLLAILAQRDLESADFIEHYRSDLSGLLKGMVAIFRRNADMIEVVRAFAILNAESLMKDHPAKAWFLARATQMQKDVAATFERAIADGAIDARIDSRAMAAELIAVMDGLQMLWLRDPDRFDMVGGLEAYVGRLLASLSLEG, from the coding sequence ATGGCAGAATTGTCGGAACAGCAGACCGGAGAGGAAAAACAACGGCGCCGATCCCGCAAGGGAGAGACACGCCGGGCGGAAATCCTGACGGCGGCGATGCGGCGCTTTGCCGAGGACGGCTACCAGAATGCCGCGATCGGCGATATCGCCCGGGATGTCGGCCTGTCGCTGCCCGGCTTGCTGCACCACTTTCCCACAAAGGTCGATCTGCTGCTGGCAATCCTCGCACAACGCGATCTCGAAAGTGCTGATTTCATCGAGCATTATCGCTCCGATCTCAGCGGCCTGCTCAAGGGCATGGTCGCCATCTTCCGCCGCAACGCCGACATGATCGAGGTCGTCAGGGCCTTCGCCATCCTGAATGCCGAGAGCCTTATGAAGGACCACCCCGCCAAGGCATGGTTTCTCGCGCGCGCCACCCAGATGCAGAAGGATGTCGCCGCGACCTTCGAACGGGCGATTGCCGACGGCGCGATCGACGCCAGGATCGACAGCAGGGCAATGGCCGCCGAACTGATCGCGGTGATGGACGGCCTGCAGATGCTCTGGCTGCGCGATCCCGACCGCTTCGACATGGTCGGCGGCTTGGAAGCCTATGTCGGCCGGCTGCTGGCAAGCCTCAGCTTGGAAGGCTGA
- a CDS encoding OmpA family protein, whose protein sequence is MSATTGYTSRLLAVAMLLALAACSTTEVASLEEPTAAPMTGQTNDPAPGFENVAAGSEEDFILNVGRRIYFKQDSAALDSVAMATLDNQANWLNRNPTWLLKLQGFADDSGSASKMQTLSQKRADAAMAYLASKGVDPKRMWAKGYGNDREVRDCTERSCKVQNRRVVTNLRTQPDAV, encoded by the coding sequence ATGTCTGCTACAACAGGATACACCAGCCGCCTTCTCGCCGTGGCCATGCTCCTGGCGCTTGCCGCCTGCTCCACTACGGAGGTCGCCTCCCTGGAAGAACCGACTGCGGCGCCGATGACCGGCCAGACCAACGATCCCGCGCCCGGTTTCGAAAATGTCGCGGCCGGCAGCGAAGAGGATTTTATCCTCAATGTCGGCCGGCGGATCTACTTCAAGCAGGACTCGGCCGCGCTCGATTCCGTCGCCATGGCAACCTTGGACAACCAGGCCAATTGGCTCAACAGGAACCCGACCTGGCTGCTCAAGCTGCAGGGATTTGCCGACGATTCCGGCTCTGCTTCCAAAATGCAGACGCTGTCGCAGAAGCGAGCCGATGCGGCGATGGCCTATCTCGCCTCGAAGGGCGTCGATCCGAAGCGCATGTGGGCCAAGGGCTACGGCAACGATCGAGAAGTCCGCGACTGCACCGAGCGCTCCTGCAAGGTGCAGAACCGGCGCGTTGTCACCAATCTCCGCACCCAGCCCGACGCGGTCTGA
- a CDS encoding dihydrodipicolinate synthase family protein: MNAKTPHPAIGGNWASLLLPIAADDSIEFDKLGEEIDILIEAGVDGIYSNGTAGEFHNQTEEEFDRIQAMLAERCEVSSMPFVIGACQPDPLIMLNRVRRAAALDPRAIQVILPDWWPLTDAEAVDFLKRAAEAAGGTPLILYNPPHAKRVLTPKELGAVCAAAPAVIGIKLADGDASWYAEARRHLSGLSLFVPGHHLATGVREGIAAGSFSNVACLSPRGAQIWTASTRNELDAALDLERRICTFMDAHIVPFRRELGYSNVALDKLLSAIGNWGPVGTRLRFPYRSIDMAEAVRLRCIAGCELPELFL, encoded by the coding sequence ATGAACGCGAAGACGCCGCATCCGGCCATCGGCGGAAACTGGGCGAGCCTGCTTCTGCCGATCGCAGCCGACGACAGCATCGAATTCGATAAGCTCGGCGAAGAGATCGACATCCTCATCGAGGCCGGCGTCGACGGCATCTATTCGAACGGCACCGCCGGTGAATTCCACAATCAGACGGAGGAGGAATTCGACAGGATCCAGGCGATGCTGGCCGAACGCTGCGAGGTTTCCTCCATGCCATTCGTGATCGGCGCCTGCCAGCCCGACCCGCTGATCATGCTCAACCGCGTCCGCCGCGCCGCCGCGCTCGATCCCCGCGCCATTCAAGTCATCTTGCCGGACTGGTGGCCGCTTACCGATGCCGAAGCGGTCGACTTCCTGAAAAGGGCGGCCGAGGCCGCCGGCGGAACTCCGCTCATCCTCTACAATCCGCCGCATGCCAAACGGGTGCTGACGCCAAAGGAACTGGGCGCGGTCTGCGCGGCAGCGCCTGCGGTGATCGGCATCAAGCTCGCAGATGGCGACGCTTCCTGGTACGCCGAAGCGCGCCGGCATCTGTCCGGGCTTTCGCTCTTCGTCCCCGGCCATCATCTCGCAACCGGCGTCAGGGAAGGCATCGCAGCAGGCTCCTTCTCCAATGTCGCCTGTCTCAGTCCCCGCGGCGCTCAGATTTGGACGGCATCGACGCGAAACGAACTCGATGCCGCTCTCGATCTCGAACGACGCATCTGCACGTTCATGGACGCGCATATCGTCCCCTTTCGCCGGGAACTCGGCTATTCGAACGTCGCTCTCGACAAGCTTTTGAGCGCCATCGGCAATTGGGGACCCGTCGGCACGCGTTTACGGTTTCCCTATCGGTCGATAGACATGGCTGAGGCGGTCAGGTTGCGATGCATCGCCGGCTGCGAACTTCCCGAACTTTTCCTCTGA
- a CDS encoding glycoside hydrolase family 38 C-terminal domain-containing protein, whose translation MSLTIAQRFDRLKVRIAELAHWRDRQSVAIDGWTFEGEPIGHHQDWPHRQGVVHFAARAEAPESWPLDDIRLQLDLGGESLITLSYPGGETEMFGLDPYHQEFPVKGRRFQIATESVARFPFGEPNRAPRLNKARFILLDGPAHRLHLLLKQVTEAIGVLGEHDVVPHLVDAAEQALRSLDWPSDTAAYISRTADAVMQQKIWELPELQENPAGLTDEQSASAASAFEVLTARLKELQTRFPPNGELLLTGHAHIDLAWLWPYRETRRKMRRTFNTALSLMERSDDFRFNQSTAHYYAQMEEEDPELLEHIKEKVAEGKWETVGGMWVEPDTNMPTGESLVRQVLYGQRYFEKTFGTRHTVCWLPDCFGFSGALPQILRQGGIDSFFTIKVNWSETNHIPSDLFWWKGLDGSQVLTHTFDNPMQGYNGFVQADCYLPTWKNFRGKVQHDTSLLAVGYGDGGGGVTPEMVEREVQLRDFPAIPQARWGTVKSFYEKAHRTAGEKNLPVWDGEIYLELHRATLTTQSGVKRKHRQAERALITAETLASLAHMLGAEKPKSLEADWRVVLKNEFHDILPGSSIREVYQDAEQELGGVIDHAKSEQAKALQALSAHLPKGGLGNALVVVNPSLAPRPVSATLADGTVISAGDIVAPLSVAVFDRQVLRPAGRLTASPDCLENDHLAVTIGKDGAVASLIHKASGREAVDGSANQLWVYPADKPRNWDAWDIDADYAEKAIRLEAPESISLVESGPHRAAIRVVHRYRNSSVTQTYVLSANAKRLDIETTIDWHDRRTLLRTLNPVDVRSRKATFECAFGVVERATHSNTSWEQAMFEAVAHRFVDISEPGFGVALINNAKYGHSARGNVIGMSLVRGPIYPDPLADEGEQSFTYALMPHEGAWHDGGVLDEAIDLNQPLVAVEASGLSAGTFAPLAVTGIPVAFSGLKPAEEGDGLILRLYEPAGRRGTLALDLPSGWTASQPLNILEEPMERKGAADIMPFEIRTWKLQNG comes from the coding sequence TGCCCAACGTTTCGATCGTCTCAAAGTCCGCATCGCCGAACTCGCGCATTGGCGGGATCGGCAAAGCGTTGCGATCGACGGCTGGACGTTCGAGGGCGAGCCGATCGGTCATCATCAGGACTGGCCGCATCGACAGGGCGTCGTGCATTTCGCCGCCCGCGCCGAGGCGCCGGAGAGCTGGCCGCTCGATGATATCCGCCTGCAGCTCGATCTCGGCGGCGAGAGCCTGATCACGCTGAGCTATCCCGGCGGCGAGACGGAGATGTTCGGCCTCGATCCCTATCATCAGGAATTTCCGGTCAAGGGCCGCCGCTTCCAGATCGCGACGGAAAGCGTCGCGCGCTTTCCGTTCGGCGAGCCGAACCGGGCGCCGCGGCTGAACAAGGCCCGGTTCATCCTGCTCGATGGTCCTGCTCATCGCTTGCATCTTCTCCTGAAGCAGGTCACCGAGGCGATCGGGGTGCTCGGCGAACATGACGTCGTGCCGCATCTGGTCGATGCCGCCGAGCAGGCGTTGCGCAGCCTCGACTGGCCGTCGGATACGGCGGCCTACATCTCGCGCACCGCCGATGCCGTCATGCAGCAGAAGATCTGGGAACTGCCGGAGCTCCAGGAAAATCCGGCGGGCCTCACGGATGAGCAGAGTGCTTCGGCGGCGTCCGCCTTCGAGGTCCTGACGGCGCGGTTGAAGGAATTGCAGACGCGCTTTCCGCCGAATGGCGAGCTGCTGCTGACCGGCCATGCCCATATCGACCTCGCCTGGCTTTGGCCCTATCGCGAGACGCGGCGGAAGATGCGGCGCACCTTCAACACGGCGCTGTCGCTGATGGAGCGCTCCGACGATTTCCGCTTCAACCAGTCGACCGCCCATTATTACGCGCAGATGGAAGAGGAAGACCCGGAGCTTCTCGAACACATCAAGGAGAAGGTCGCGGAAGGTAAATGGGAAACAGTCGGCGGCATGTGGGTCGAGCCTGATACCAATATGCCCACCGGCGAAAGCCTTGTCCGCCAGGTGCTCTACGGCCAGCGTTATTTCGAAAAGACCTTCGGCACGCGCCATACGGTGTGCTGGCTGCCGGATTGCTTCGGTTTCTCCGGCGCGCTGCCGCAGATCCTGAGACAGGGCGGCATCGACAGCTTCTTCACCATCAAGGTCAATTGGAGCGAGACCAACCATATCCCTTCCGATCTCTTCTGGTGGAAGGGTCTCGACGGCAGCCAGGTGCTGACCCACACTTTCGACAATCCGATGCAGGGATATAACGGCTTCGTGCAGGCCGATTGCTATCTGCCGACATGGAAGAACTTCCGCGGCAAGGTGCAGCACGATACCTCGCTTCTGGCCGTCGGCTACGGCGACGGCGGCGGCGGTGTGACGCCTGAAATGGTGGAGCGCGAAGTGCAGCTGCGCGATTTCCCCGCCATTCCGCAGGCGCGCTGGGGCACCGTCAAAAGCTTCTACGAGAAGGCGCACCGCACTGCGGGGGAAAAGAACCTTCCCGTCTGGGACGGCGAGATCTATCTCGAACTGCACCGGGCGACGCTGACGACGCAAAGCGGCGTCAAACGCAAACACCGGCAGGCCGAACGCGCACTGATTACCGCCGAAACGCTCGCTTCCCTTGCCCATATGCTCGGTGCCGAAAAGCCGAAAAGTCTCGAAGCGGATTGGCGCGTGGTGCTGAAGAACGAATTCCACGACATCCTGCCGGGATCGAGCATCCGCGAGGTTTATCAGGATGCGGAGCAGGAACTGGGTGGCGTCATCGACCACGCCAAGTCCGAGCAGGCAAAGGCCTTGCAGGCGCTGTCGGCCCATCTGCCGAAGGGCGGGCTCGGCAATGCGCTCGTCGTCGTCAATCCGTCGCTTGCGCCACGGCCGGTGAGCGCCACGCTTGCCGACGGCACGGTCATCTCGGCCGGCGATATCGTCGCTCCTCTATCCGTCGCGGTCTTCGATCGGCAGGTGCTTCGGCCGGCCGGCCGGCTGACGGCCAGCCCGGATTGCCTCGAAAACGACCATCTCGCTGTGACCATCGGCAAGGACGGGGCGGTTGCGAGCCTCATCCACAAGGCGAGCGGCCGCGAAGCGGTCGATGGTTCGGCCAACCAGCTCTGGGTCTATCCGGCCGACAAGCCGCGCAATTGGGACGCCTGGGATATCGACGCCGATTATGCCGAAAAGGCCATCCGTCTCGAGGCGCCGGAAAGCATTTCGCTTGTCGAAAGCGGCCCGCACCGCGCGGCAATCCGCGTCGTTCATCGCTACCGGAATTCGAGCGTCACCCAGACCTATGTGCTCAGTGCCAATGCGAAGCGGCTCGATATCGAAACGACGATCGACTGGCATGACCGCCGCACCCTGCTGCGCACCCTGAACCCGGTCGATGTCCGGTCGCGGAAGGCAACGTTCGAATGCGCCTTCGGCGTCGTCGAGCGGGCGACGCACAGCAACACCTCCTGGGAACAGGCAATGTTCGAGGCGGTCGCCCATCGCTTCGTCGATATCAGCGAGCCGGGTTTCGGTGTCGCCCTGATTAACAACGCCAAATACGGCCATAGCGCACGCGGCAATGTGATCGGCATGAGCCTGGTGCGCGGGCCGATCTATCCGGATCCGCTGGCCGATGAAGGCGAGCAGAGCTTCACCTATGCGCTGATGCCGCATGAGGGTGCCTGGCATGACGGCGGCGTGCTCGACGAGGCGATCGATCTCAACCAGCCGCTTGTCGCAGTTGAAGCCAGCGGCCTCTCCGCCGGCACTTTTGCGCCGCTAGCGGTCACCGGAATCCCCGTCGCGTTCTCAGGCCTGAAGCCGGCAGAAGAGGGTGACGGTCTCATCCTGCGCCTCTACGAACCGGCCGGCCGGCGCGGCACGCTCGCCCTCGACCTGCCTTCAGGATGGACGGCATCGCAGCCGCTGAACATTCTCGAAGAGCCGATGGAGCGGAAGGGAGCTGCCGACATCATGCCGTTCGAAATCCGGACCTGGAAGCTGCAAAATGGCTGA
- a CDS encoding L,D-transpeptidase, with product MLGTRREILLGGLALLGAGAVGRPAFAAASSYFDGTIVDNGVTFRGTNFAKIDRRWHRQVVKYFSSEPIGTVVVDTRHHFLYVIMENKTAIRYGVGVGREGFKWFGRATIDAKSLWPRWTPPPEMRKRHPELPEFVAGGSPKNPLGPRAMYLHRDGVDTGYRFHGTLEPWSIGKDASSGCIRMFNEDAIDLYQRCPIGTAVQVLPHIADQAESTTQVSQTTPVE from the coding sequence ATGCTGGGGACCCGCAGGGAAATTTTGCTTGGTGGTTTGGCGTTACTTGGCGCTGGTGCGGTCGGCAGACCGGCATTCGCCGCGGCGTCGTCCTATTTTGACGGCACCATCGTCGACAATGGCGTGACGTTCAGAGGGACCAACTTCGCCAAGATCGACAGACGGTGGCACCGCCAGGTCGTCAAATATTTCAGCAGCGAGCCGATCGGCACCGTCGTCGTCGATACAAGGCACCATTTTCTCTACGTGATCATGGAGAACAAGACCGCCATTCGCTACGGCGTCGGCGTCGGCCGTGAGGGCTTCAAATGGTTCGGCCGCGCCACGATCGACGCCAAATCGCTTTGGCCGCGCTGGACGCCGCCGCCGGAGATGCGCAAGCGCCATCCCGAACTGCCCGAATTCGTGGCGGGAGGCTCCCCGAAAAACCCGCTTGGACCCCGCGCCATGTACCTGCATCGCGACGGCGTCGACACCGGCTATCGCTTCCATGGCACGCTCGAACCCTGGAGTATCGGCAAGGATGCCTCCAGCGGCTGTATCCGCATGTTCAACGAAGACGCCATCGACCTTTACCAGCGTTGCCCGATCGGCACGGCCGTACAGGTTCTCCCGCATATTGCCGACCAGGCCGAAAGCACCACGCAGGTCAGCCAAACAACCCCGGTCGAATAG
- a CDS encoding beta-glucosidase, with amino-acid sequence MIDSILDQMTLEEQVSLLSGADFWTTVPVERLGVPKIKVTDGPNGARGAGSLVAGVKATCFPVGIALGATWNPDLVSQMGAALARQAKSKGAAVLLAPTVNIHRSGLNGRNFECYSEDPMLTAELAVAYIDGVQGEGIAATIKHFAGNESEIERQTMSSDIDERTLREIYLPPFEQAVRRAGVMAVMSSYNRLNGTYTSEHHWLLTKVLREEWGFQGIVMSDWFGSHSTAETIIAGLDLEMPGPARDRGAKLVAAVREGKVEAETVRAAARRMLLLLERVGAFKSKPDLTERAIDLPEDRALIRRLGAEGAVLLRNDGILPLAKTSLDRIAVIGPNAASARVMGGGSAQIAAHYTVSPLEGIRAALANANSISHAVGCRHNRLIDVFKGKITVEYFKGRGCKGNPLHLEIVDKGEFFWFELPSGDLDPADFSARMTMQFVPEESGDHVFGMTNAGLARLFVDGALTVDGHEGWTRGENYFGTANDEQRGTVPLEAGRAYAVTVEYEPSIASGEGINLIAVRFGVEKPLGEADIEAAVETARNSDLALLFVGRDGEWDTEGLDLPDMRLPGRQEELIERVVAVNANTVVVLQTGGPVEMPWLGKVRAVLEMWYPGQELGNAVADVLFGDVEPGGRLPQTFPKALVDNSAITSDPAVYPGKDGHVHYAEGVFVGYRHHDTRAVEPLFPFGFGLGYTRFNWGAPRLSAGEMGAEGVIVSVDLTNTGDRAGSELVQLYVRSPKTKVERPDKELRAFAKLSLQPGETGTATMKILPRDLAYFDVETGAFRADPGDYQLIVAANAADIRFVVDLSSPLTHVLPASH; translated from the coding sequence ATGATCGATTCCATTCTCGACCAGATGACGCTCGAGGAGCAGGTCTCCCTGCTATCCGGCGCCGATTTCTGGACGACCGTTCCCGTCGAGCGTCTCGGCGTGCCGAAGATCAAGGTAACGGACGGGCCGAACGGCGCGCGCGGCGCCGGTTCGCTGGTCGCCGGTGTCAAGGCGACCTGCTTTCCGGTCGGCATCGCCCTCGGCGCCACCTGGAATCCCGATCTCGTCTCGCAGATGGGCGCAGCCCTTGCGCGCCAGGCAAAGAGCAAGGGTGCCGCGGTGCTGCTTGCGCCCACGGTGAATATCCACCGTTCCGGACTCAACGGCCGAAATTTCGAATGCTATTCGGAAGATCCGATGCTGACTGCAGAACTCGCCGTCGCCTATATCGACGGCGTGCAGGGGGAGGGGATCGCAGCGACGATCAAGCATTTTGCCGGCAACGAATCCGAGATCGAGCGCCAGACCATGTCTTCCGATATCGACGAGCGGACGCTGCGCGAAATCTATCTTCCGCCCTTCGAACAGGCCGTCCGCCGCGCCGGCGTGATGGCCGTCATGTCCTCCTATAACCGCCTCAACGGCACCTATACCAGCGAGCATCACTGGCTGCTGACCAAGGTGCTGCGCGAGGAATGGGGTTTCCAAGGTATCGTCATGTCCGACTGGTTCGGCTCGCATTCGACCGCAGAGACGATCATTGCCGGTCTCGATCTCGAAATGCCGGGTCCGGCGCGTGATCGCGGCGCTAAGCTCGTCGCCGCCGTGCGCGAGGGCAAGGTCGAGGCCGAAACCGTGCGGGCGGCAGCGCGGCGGATGCTGCTTCTGCTCGAGCGGGTCGGCGCCTTCAAGAGCAAGCCCGATCTCACCGAGCGGGCGATCGACCTGCCTGAGGATCGGGCGCTGATCCGGCGCCTCGGCGCAGAAGGCGCGGTTCTCCTCAGGAATGACGGCATCCTGCCGCTGGCGAAAACCTCGCTCGACCGTATCGCCGTCATCGGCCCCAATGCGGCAAGCGCGCGCGTCATGGGCGGCGGCAGCGCGCAGATCGCGGCGCATTATACAGTGAGCCCGCTCGAAGGCATTCGCGCCGCCCTTGCCAATGCCAACAGCATCAGCCATGCGGTCGGCTGCCGCCATAACCGTCTGATCGACGTGTTCAAGGGCAAGATCACGGTCGAATATTTCAAGGGCCGGGGCTGCAAGGGCAATCCGCTGCATTTGGAAATCGTCGACAAGGGCGAATTCTTCTGGTTCGAGCTGCCGTCCGGCGATCTCGACCCTGCCGATTTTTCGGCCAGGATGACCATGCAATTCGTGCCGGAGGAGAGCGGCGATCATGTCTTCGGCATGACCAATGCCGGCCTGGCGCGTCTCTTCGTCGACGGTGCATTGACAGTCGACGGCCATGAGGGCTGGACGCGCGGCGAAAACTATTTCGGCACCGCCAATGACGAACAGCGCGGCACCGTGCCGCTCGAAGCCGGCCGCGCCTATGCGGTGACCGTCGAGTATGAGCCGTCCATCGCGAGCGGGGAGGGCATCAACCTTATCGCCGTTCGTTTCGGCGTGGAAAAGCCGCTCGGCGAGGCTGATATCGAGGCAGCCGTCGAGACGGCCCGCAATTCCGATCTGGCGCTTCTCTTTGTCGGCCGCGACGGCGAATGGGATACCGAAGGGCTGGACCTGCCCGACATGCGGCTTCCGGGCCGGCAGGAGGAGTTGATCGAGCGGGTGGTGGCCGTCAACGCCAATACCGTCGTCGTGCTGCAGACCGGCGGCCCGGTGGAAATGCCCTGGCTCGGCAAGGTCCGTGCCGTGCTTGAGATGTGGTATCCGGGGCAGGAGCTGGGCAATGCCGTCGCCGATGTGCTGTTCGGCGACGTCGAACCCGGCGGGCGCCTGCCGCAGACCTTCCCGAAGGCGCTGGTGGACAACTCCGCCATCACAAGCGATCCCGCCGTCTATCCCGGCAAGGACGGGCACGTGCACTATGCGGAAGGCGTCTTCGTCGGCTACCGTCATCACGACACACGCGCCGTCGAGCCGCTCTTCCCCTTCGGCTTCGGCCTTGGCTATACCCGCTTCAACTGGGGTGCACCGCGGCTGTCGGCAGGCGAAATGGGTGCCGAAGGCGTGATTGTCAGTGTCGACCTGACCAATACCGGCGATCGGGCAGGATCCGAACTGGTCCAGCTCTATGTGCGCTCGCCGAAGACCAAAGTGGAGCGGCCGGACAAGGAGCTGCGCGCCTTCGCAAAACTTTCGCTGCAGCCTGGTGAGACCGGCACGGCCACGATGAAGATCCTGCCGCGCGATCTCGCTTATTTCGACGTCGAAACCGGCGCCTTCCGCGCCGACCCGGGTGACTATCAGCTGATCGTGGCGGCGAATGCCGCGGATATCCGGTTCGTCGTTGATCTGTCCTCACCACTCACCCACGTGCTGCCGGCTTCGCATTAG